From the genome of Falco biarmicus isolate bFalBia1 chromosome 2, bFalBia1.pri, whole genome shotgun sequence:
AAGCCCCGAGCTCTGTTTCAGCAGCTGGTTATGAGAACTTCAGCACACCAAGTTGTGCAACGAGCCGCTGTGTGCAGAACAAGGCCTGGTTTCCTACAGATACAAGTAGCGTGATCCTACACCTTCCTGCTGTGatgacttcagtgaaaaaaaaagtactcagGTTTTAGGGAGATGCCTAGCTGGTCCTACCCTGCCCTGCAGTCCTAcaggtccctttcaaccctCGACATACCTCCCTGGATGCtcactgttttctgttgaaTCCAGGAGAAATTAGCCAGCAGATAACAACTTTATTAGGGAGGGCTGAAGGACACAGGTGTACACCATTCACAATAATGTGGAGTTACAGGGCAGGTGATGGCAGCAGCTCTAGTGGGTTGGAGGTGCTGAATAGGAGGAACCCAGAGAAGGTGGTATCATCATCAGCATCTGCAAACAGCCCGTTGAAAGTCTCTCCTTGGTGAGCCTGCAGCCACACCTCATCTCCCCCCTGTAGCTCAAGGATGGTGGCTCCTGAGGCCTGGTCCTCTCCACCCTGGTACCTGTCCATTGTGTGCAACATCTTGATGCCATTTTTAACTAGAGCTACTCGCACATTCCTTGAGTAGACAGTGATGTGGTAGGTGAAATAGTAAACACCGGGGTATTTGCAGATGAATTTACCAGTAACTAGGTTGTAGTCGTTTAGACTATTATACAGCACCTTGTCAAACTTGATTGGGCGATTCGGAGGGGGAAATTTGGTGGCAATCGTAAGGCCAACACTGAAAGCACTCCTTGGCAGGACTCCTGGGGCACCCACGTTCCCCTTATCTCCTCTGTCTCCTTTCAAGCCTCTTTCCCCCTGAACTCCTGGATTACCCTGTGGCCCCAGATCTCCAGTATTACCTTTAGGACCTGGATTACCAGTTGGGCCAATTGGCCCTGGGAAACCAACTTTTCCAGGATGGCCGATTTCACCCTTTGTCCCTTTTGGACCAATGGGCCCAATGTCTCCTTTTAACCCCTTTTGTCCTtgcagtcccagctctccctTCTGACCTTTATAACCCACTGACCCTATAATTCCTTTTGGTCCCAGTTTCCCAGGTCgtcctctttctcctttatcTCCTTTGTTCCCCTTCTCTTCAACAGTCCCATTGGCTCCtaaacaaaagagagaaaaaacaaagacactTTCTTGTGATCTACTGGATTAGTGGGGCACAACATGAGTTTCAGCAGGAACACATACGTGTAGGTGTGTCACCACTGTACATACAATTTATCATACATTTAAGTGCAGGATAAGCATAACATCTGAAGAACCTGCTATTGTGTTAAAAAACTGGTGCTCTGTCTGAGAGCAGCAAGAAT
Proteins encoded in this window:
- the LOC130144764 gene encoding complement C1q and tumor necrosis factor-related protein 9A-like, whose protein sequence is MKSWIILLAIVVSTTETQNQDVCTQGYPGIPGNPGHNGIPGRDGRDGPKGDKGDTGEAGLPGSPGKDGANGEKGERGANGTVEEKGNKGDKGERGRPGKLGPKGIIGSVGYKGQKGELGLQGQKGLKGDIGPIGPKGTKGEIGHPGKVGFPGPIGPTGNPGPKGNTGDLGPQGNPGVQGERGLKGDRGDKGNVGAPGVLPRSAFSVGLTIATKFPPPNRPIKFDKVLYNSLNDYNLVTGKFICKYPGVYYFTYHITVYSRNVRVALVKNGIKMLHTMDRYQGGEDQASGATILELQGGDEVWLQAHQGETFNGLFADADDDTTFSGFLLFSTSNPLELLPSPAL